In Desulfoferula mesophila, the genomic window ATAGGCCTCCACTCCCTCGGCCCCGTCGACGGCCAGCTCCACCTGGTAGCCGAAGGCCTGCAGGGCCTCCAGGCAGATGTCGCGCACCAGCGCCTCGTCATCCACCACCAGCAGCCTCTGGCCGTGCCCCCGGGGCAGGCCCTGGAGGGTATTACCTAGCCGTTGATTCAAAGTGCCTCTCGCCCCCGGGAACTTGACCCTGCCGACTCGCGGCCCGCCCCTGAAACATTCTTGCCAGGATGCCTAAAGCGCGGCCATTAATCAAGCCACAAGCCGCCAAAATTAGCGGCCCTCGGTTGGGAGCCCGCTTCGGCGGCCCGGCAAAACATCCACCGCCGGGGCTTGTGAGCCGGGGCGGGGCGTGTCATAGTGAGGCAACTTGCCCCGCTGGCGGGGCGTTTGTTCAGGCGGAGGTTGAGCTTGCGCGTCGGCATGGTGGTGCAGCGCTACGGCGAGGGGGTGGACGGCGGGGCCGAGGTGCACTGCCGGGCCGTGGCCCGCCGCCTGGCCCAGCGGGGCCACCAGGTCACGGTGCTCACCACCACCGCCCAGGACTATCTCTCCTGGGCCAACCACTTCCCCCCCGGCAATAGCGAGCTGGAGGGGGTGGCGCTCAGGCGCTTTCCGGTGGCCCGGCGGCGCTGGATGAAGCCCTTCAACCTATGGTCGCGCAAGGTCTACCGGGGCGGCCAGCCCATCGACGTGCAGTGGCGCTGGCTGGTGCGCCAGGGGCCCTATTGCCCCGCGCTGCTGGAGCACCTGGTGGAGCGCGAGGACGACTACGAGGCCATCGTCTTTTTCACCTACCTGTATTTCCCCACCGCCGCGGGCCTGCCCCTGGTGCCCCGCCGGGCCCTGCTGGTGCCCACGGCCCACGACGAGCCCACGCTGTATCTGCCGGTGTTCCGGCCGGTGTTCCACCTGCCCCGCTCAATCATCTACAACACCGCCAGCGAGCGGGAGTTGGTGGAGCGGGTCACGGGCAACCGCCAGGTTCCCGGCCGGGTGGTGGCCCTGGGCATCGACCCGCCGGCCGCCGGCGGCGGAGCCGAGTTCAAAAAGCGCCACGGCATCGAGGGCCCCATGGCCCTGTACCTGGGCCGGGTGGACGTGATGAAGGGCTGCCGGGAGATGCTGGAGCACTTCGCCCGCCTGGCCTCCGAGCCGGACCTGGCCGGGCTCAAACTGGTGCTGGTGGGCAAGCAACGCATGGAGGTGCCCAAGCATCCGGGGGTGCTCGGCCTGGGCTTCGTTGACGACGCCGAGCGCGACGCGGCCCTGGACGCCGCCGATTTTCTGGTGATGCCCTCGCCCCACGAGAGCCTGTCCATGGTAACCCTGGAGGCCTCGGCGGCGGGCAAGCCGGTGCTGGTCAACGCGGCCTGCGAAGTGCTGGACCAATACGTGGGCCAGGCCGGGGCGGGCCTGAGCTACCGGGACTACGAGCAGTTCCGGGCGGCGGTGCGGGAACTGCTGGCCGAGCCCCGGCGGGCCGCGGCCCTGGGCCAAGCCGGGGCCGCCTACGTGGCCGACCACTACGGCTGGGAGCCGGTGCTCACCGCCTACGAACAAGAGATGGGCTGGGTGGCCGAGCAGGCGGAATTATAATTCCCATATTGCGAGTACTGGGGCCGCCCCCACATTTCAGGAAGGTCGGGCGGCACCTGTTAGCGAACAATACTTATGAAAAAAGAAGCTCTCAAACTAAAATTCTCTCGGCACTCGGCACCGGCACAGCCAGCCGACGGCAGACAAGGCGACCGGCAAGCGAGGGCCGCAGGCGTAGCCGGCGCTGCTACGTCGAGGGCCGAGCGCGGCCGGCAACGCGGTATGCCGGTGGCTGGCGTAGCCGGACGCCCGACCTTCATGAAATGTGGGGGCTGAAACCGTGCAGATCGGCATCGACATCTGCCGCCTCACCGACGCCTGGACCGGGGTGGGCAACTACATCGCCAACCTGCTGGCCGGCCTGGCCCAGGTGGACCAGGACAACCAATACGTCCTCTATCCCTATTTTCCGGAGTGCTTCCCCCGCCGGGTGAGGGACATGGCCCAGTTCGTGCCGCCCCAGGCCAACTTCTCCCTGTGGGGAACCGGACGGCCCGAGCTTCTGGTCAAGCTGCTGTGGTTCAAGCTCAAGCTGCCCCAGCGCTGGTTCTTGGCCAAACCGGCGGTGACCCACTCCACCAACCTGGCCGGGCCGCGCCTGACCCACGGCAAGCTGGTGGTCACGGTGCACGACCTGTCCTTCTGCCGCCAGCCGGACTGGCACAAGGCCGAGAACGTGGCCTTCAGCCTGCGCGCCCTGGGCAACGCGGTGGACAACGCCGACCTACTTATCGCCCCCTCGCGCTTCACCGCCCAGGAGTTGGTGGAGCTCTACCCCGCCGCCCAAGGCCGGGTGCGGGTGGTGCCCGAGGCGGTGCTGCCGGCCTATCGCCCGGCGGAGGACCCCGCCGGGGTGCAAGCGGTGCTGGAGCGCCACGGCCTGGAGCGGCCCTACCTGCTGTTCGTGGGCACCCTGGAGCCGCGCAAGAACCTGGTGCGTCTGCTCACCGCCTATGAGCGGCTGTTGGCGGGGGGGCAGGAGGAGTTCGACCTGGTGCTGGCCGGAGGCACCGGCTGGAAGGCGGGGCCCATCGAGGAGGCCCTGAGCCACAGTCCGGCGCGGGGGCGGGTGCGCCGTTTGGGCTACGTGCCCGGCCCGGAGCTGCCCGCGCTGTATCAGGGAGCCTGGGCCCTGGTCTATCCCTCGCTCTACGAAGGCTTCGGCCTGCCGGTGCTGGAGGCCCTGGCCTGCGGCACCCCGGTGGTCACCTCGGCCGCCGCCTCCCTGCCCGAGGTGGGGGGCGAGGCGGCCCTGTACGTGGACCCCGAGGAGCCGGAGCAGCTTCTGGAGGCCCTGGAGCGCATCACCGGCGAGCCAGGCCTGCGCGAGGCCTTGGCCACCAAGGCCCTGGCCCAGGCGGGGCGCTTCTCCCAGGCGGCCATGGGCCGGGCTGCCCTGGCGGTCTACCAGGAGGCGGCGAAGCTCTAGCCGCGCCCGCCGAAAAAAGCCTAGGGCCGGGGGATGCGCCGCACCCCGTCGGAGGCGGCCACGATCACCTCGCTGGCCAGGCCCAGGAACAGGCCGTGCTCCACCAGCCCGGCCCGGCCCTCCAGGGAGCGGGCCACCGTGCCCGGATCGGCCATGGGCCCGAAGTTGCAATCGATGATCCAGTTGCCCTGGTCGGTGACCAGGGGCTTGCCGTCCTCCAAGAGGCGCAGCTTCACCTCGGCCCCCAGGGAGGTCACGTACTCGCTCACCGGGCGCAGGGCAAAGGGCACCACCTCCACCGGCAGGGCCCACTTGTCGCCCAGGTGTTCGCTGAGCTTGCTCTCGTCCACGATGATGATCTCGCGCCGGGAGGCCTGGGCCACCACCTTTTCGCGCAGCAGCGCCCCGCCGCCGCCCTTGATCAAATTCAGCGCCGGGTCCACCTCGTCGGCCCCGTCCACGGTCAGATCCATCACCGGGTGCTGGTCCAGGCTGGAGACGTTGAGCCCCAGGGAGCGGGCCTCGGTTTCCATGGCCAGGGCGCAGGCCACCCCGGTGATGCCCTGCAGCTCGCCCGCGGCCACCTTCTTGGCCAGGCTGCGCACGAACAACAGGGCCGTGCTGCCGTAGCCCAGGCCCACCACCATGCCCGAACGCACCTCGTCCACCGCCGCGTCGGCCGCCAATTGTTTCAGACGGGTCTGCTCCTCGCTCATGCCACTCGCTCCGCCAGGGTTGTTCTCCTGGCCCGAAGGTTTACCACTTTTGGCCCGCTTAGGGCCAGCCTCAACGCAGGCCCGCCTGGGCGGCCAGGTCCTTGAGAAACTCTTCGTGGGGCGGCAGCTCGCCGCTGGCCGCGTAGAGCACCCGGTTGCTGCCGTCGGTTAGCCGCAGGATCGCCACGAAATAAGGGGTATAGACCTGGCCCAGGACGTCCACGCAGCGCAGCTTGTAATCGGGCACCACCGGGAAGGGCACCTTGTAGTAGCGCACGTAGCCCGCCACCTCCTCGTCGCCGTTGCTGGCCCCGACGCCCACCATCTTGATCTTGTCGCCCCAGCCCTTATTCTGGATCAGCCGGTAGAGGGCGTTGACGCTGGGCGCCTGGCGTTGGCAGTGGGAGCAGTAGATGTTGAGGAACTCCACGATGACCAGGGGGGCGTCCACCTTAATGGGGTCCAGGCCCTCCCCCGCCTTGAGGCCCAGGTAGGCTCGCTGCCCGGCATCCTCGGGGGCCTGGAATTCCACCGAGGGGAAAGGCTGGCCCACCTTGACCTTGGCCCCCTCCCCCGCGGCCAGGGCCGGGGCGGCGCTCAGCCACAGCAGCGACAGCAACACGGCCAAAAACTTGCGCATCATCATCCTCCGGTTGGGGCGGCCCGCCTTTATTTCATCCGTTGGAGCAAGTGTAGCAGAAAGCCACAGGGCCGCGCCGGGGCTTGCCCCGGGGGGGCCGCTCGGCGTAGGCTCAATAAATGAATACCCTTAATTAACCATCGGGGGACATGGGAGGGAACAAATGAAATTGCGTATTTGCCTTGGCCTTTTCGCGCTGCTGCTGTGGGCCTCCGCCGCCCAGGCGGGCTTGGTCATCCACCAGGAAACCATGGGCGGGCCCAGCACCATGTATGCCCAGGACAACCAGGTGCGCGCGGGCATGGGCCGGGGGGGCATGATCTACGACCTCAACCACGACACCGTGACCATGCTCAACCCCGACCGCCAGGTGTATTGGTCGGGCAATCCCAACACCCTCAAGCAACAGATGAACCAGGCCATGGATTCGCGCATAGAAGCGGCCCTCAAACAGGTGCCGCCGGACCAGCGCGAGCAGATGCGGGCCATGATGAAGCAGCGCATGGGCATGACCAAGACGCCCCCCCAGCCCCCGGACAAGGTGGAGGTGAAAAAGACCGGCGAGAGCGCCAAGATCGCCGGCTATCAATCCCAGAAGTACCAGGTTTACGTGGACGGCAAGCTGCGCCAGGAGGTGTGGATGGCCTCGGCGCCCGGCTTCAAGGGCCAGGTGGACCTGACCAAGATGACCAAGCTGGCCCAGGCCATGAACCCCCAGAGCGCCGCGCCCGGCTCGAGCTGGCGCAACTCTCCGGAGATGACCAAGCTCATGTCCGCGGGCATGCCCATGAAGATGGTGGAGTACTCCAGGGGCGGGCCCATGACCGTGATGACCGTGACCAGCGTGGAGCAGAAGAAGCTGCCCGCCTCCACCTTCCAGCCTCCGGCCGGGTGGAAGCAGGTGGACTTTAACCAGATGATGCAATGATCTAAGGGTGACCGGCTTCGCCAGCCCCCGGCATACT contains:
- a CDS encoding glycosyltransferase family 4 protein gives rise to the protein MRVGMVVQRYGEGVDGGAEVHCRAVARRLAQRGHQVTVLTTTAQDYLSWANHFPPGNSELEGVALRRFPVARRRWMKPFNLWSRKVYRGGQPIDVQWRWLVRQGPYCPALLEHLVEREDDYEAIVFFTYLYFPTAAGLPLVPRRALLVPTAHDEPTLYLPVFRPVFHLPRSIIYNTASERELVERVTGNRQVPGRVVALGIDPPAAGGGAEFKKRHGIEGPMALYLGRVDVMKGCREMLEHFARLASEPDLAGLKLVLVGKQRMEVPKHPGVLGLGFVDDAERDAALDAADFLVMPSPHESLSMVTLEASAAGKPVLVNAACEVLDQYVGQAGAGLSYRDYEQFRAAVRELLAEPRRAAALGQAGAAYVADHYGWEPVLTAYEQEMGWVAEQAEL
- a CDS encoding glycosyltransferase family 4 protein — its product is MQIGIDICRLTDAWTGVGNYIANLLAGLAQVDQDNQYVLYPYFPECFPRRVRDMAQFVPPQANFSLWGTGRPELLVKLLWFKLKLPQRWFLAKPAVTHSTNLAGPRLTHGKLVVTVHDLSFCRQPDWHKAENVAFSLRALGNAVDNADLLIAPSRFTAQELVELYPAAQGRVRVVPEAVLPAYRPAEDPAGVQAVLERHGLERPYLLFVGTLEPRKNLVRLLTAYERLLAGGQEEFDLVLAGGTGWKAGPIEEALSHSPARGRVRRLGYVPGPELPALYQGAWALVYPSLYEGFGLPVLEALACGTPVVTSAAASLPEVGGEAALYVDPEEPEQLLEALERITGEPGLREALATKALAQAGRFSQAAMGRAALAVYQEAAKL
- the rpiA gene encoding ribose-5-phosphate isomerase RpiA, producing the protein MSEEQTRLKQLAADAAVDEVRSGMVVGLGYGSTALLFVRSLAKKVAAGELQGITGVACALAMETEARSLGLNVSSLDQHPVMDLTVDGADEVDPALNLIKGGGGALLREKVVAQASRREIIIVDESKLSEHLGDKWALPVEVVPFALRPVSEYVTSLGAEVKLRLLEDGKPLVTDQGNWIIDCNFGPMADPGTVARSLEGRAGLVEHGLFLGLASEVIVAASDGVRRIPRP
- a CDS encoding TlpA family protein disulfide reductase, giving the protein MRKFLAVLLSLLWLSAAPALAAGEGAKVKVGQPFPSVEFQAPEDAGQRAYLGLKAGEGLDPIKVDAPLVIVEFLNIYCSHCQRQAPSVNALYRLIQNKGWGDKIKMVGVGASNGDEEVAGYVRYYKVPFPVVPDYKLRCVDVLGQVYTPYFVAILRLTDGSNRVLYAASGELPPHEEFLKDLAAQAGLR
- a CDS encoding DUF4412 domain-containing protein; protein product: MKLRICLGLFALLLWASAAQAGLVIHQETMGGPSTMYAQDNQVRAGMGRGGMIYDLNHDTVTMLNPDRQVYWSGNPNTLKQQMNQAMDSRIEAALKQVPPDQREQMRAMMKQRMGMTKTPPQPPDKVEVKKTGESAKIAGYQSQKYQVYVDGKLRQEVWMASAPGFKGQVDLTKMTKLAQAMNPQSAAPGSSWRNSPEMTKLMSAGMPMKMVEYSRGGPMTVMTVTSVEQKKLPASTFQPPAGWKQVDFNQMMQ